A window of Candidatus Thorarchaeota archaeon genomic DNA:
CCACCTCTAGGGCCTCTGCAGCCTGTTTTCTGAGGGGCAAGGATGTGAAGAGTGGGAGGCAAGATCATCTTCAACATACGGGACTCTATGACTCAACATGTGCTTAACAAACGGACTCCTCGGAAGCCAATGTTGTGGTGGTCACGGTTGGGCGCCCACTTGGGATTCGAACCATCCCAACCATCCGCTATTGGATGGACTGAGTCAAGCACGGAATCCTCTTGACGCCCAAGCAATAGCCTTGAACTCGCCTGTGAGGCCGCTCAGAGTCTTAGACCACCGGGACTCATGATGACTGCATGCGGCGGCATGGACGACGTCACACAGAGCAAGTCTTGGACTCCTCGATATGTAAGCAGCAGGAGTCGCAGCCGTTCACCGTGTCTCAGCCGTACTTCTTGTGCGAGTGACACCTTCCTTGTTGTAGACGACGGGATACGATGCCCAGACGAGAAGGTGTCTGAGGAACTCCAAGTCAGTCACTTTTCTGCCAACTCTCTTCTGGTGCTTCATCTTCTCCTCCTCCCACATCAGAACGTCATGGGGAGTGAGACCCTTGAACAGCTTGTTCTTGACGGTAGGGCTCTGTTCTGTCAAGTCCGCTAGCACTCCATGAATCGGAGGCAATGGACTCCCTCTTTCCCTATAGAGCTGGGTATTACACACCTGACTCGCATTCAGGTGGCTCTACTCTTCACCCTCGCGCCTCGTCTCGCTTGGAACGAAGGTGGCAATGCTCTCCGGCTTGGAAGCGTGATACAGCCCAGTATAGCCGGTTCTCCTGAATCTGGTCACGGCGGTCCAGGTGGCGGACTTGTCCTTGATTGGGCTGAGCTTCTTCACTTTGAACATGATAATCGCAGCAATGTCAATTACCACGATGTTCATGACTAAGAGCATGAGAGAGCCAATACCGAAGATTGCGAAGTTGCCAACACCGGTCATCAGGGCAAGCATGAGCAGCATACCAACATTGACCGCGGGTGGCATGAGCGATGCGGAGATGGCAACACCGACAAGAGAAGACATGTCTCCGCGCGTAATGGAAACGGCCACTGCGGCTCCAGAGAACAGGGCCACGCCAACGTCCAGAGCGACGAAACCATTCCTACGAGTGATCTCCGTCACGTACTGTCCTGCGAGTGATGCATCTATGTCGACTCGAATCCCGTTGACCATATCAGTAGCGAATACCGCGCACAAGAACCCAATCAGGGCACCCATGGCAAAGGACAGAGCAAGGGCGATTAACTCGTTGACAGTGCCCTTGAAACAGAGTGTGCGGTCAGACACGACGTAACCAAGTGCGACCGCAAGCATTGGGCCCATAAGAGGTGACAAGAGCATGGACGCGACTATCACAGTCCCGTTGTTCTGAAGGAGACCGATTCCTGCGATGACTGCCGCAAGCACAACGAAGGTGATGAAGTCGAAGCTCAGAGAAGAGCCGCTCTTGACACTCTCATATATCTCCTCAACTGCAAGCGCTGCCTCTCTCTGAATCTTGACATCCTTTTCCTCTTCAGACGCTCTTGGGAGCGATGCTCTCAAGTCCAACATGTCAATGAAACCAAACTCCACCCCCAGACCCCTGCTCTTCAACTTCTCAACAGTCTCGGTCATCGCATCATCAGGTATCCGGAACTGGAGCAAGTGCGCGTTGTCTGCGTTGAGCTTTGTGACATTCTTGATTCCCATGACATCGAGAATGAAGTCAAGAATGCTTTCGGTCTTCTCGTAAGGCACTGTTATCTGGACTTGCTTCACTACAACACCATCCCATCAGTGTCTGGAGAAGTGGCGGTGGCTTTCCATGCTAGATTCCGCACTTAAGCGTTTCTGGGTGCCAAACCTGCTCTGCGATGCGGCGCTCAGTATGAGTGTGCATCTCATTCTTGCCAGAACACTAAGCCTTTGTACTTGATACATGTCACAGTCAGCTGACCCAAATTGGATGTGATAGTGATTCTAGCGGCCTGGTGGGCGCTCTCGCTGACCGGAGCACTGGCGCCCGGTCCACTGTCAGCTGCAGTCATCATGCAGTCAAGTCAAGGCGGCCGACTCCAAGGGATCATGCCCATGGTTGGTCATTCGCTGGTGGAGCTTGGACTGGTTGGCGCTATTGTGGTAAGTGTGAGCACGATTGCCCTAGACACCTTGGCAATCTCAGCGATGCAGGGTTTCGGAGGCGTCGTCGTCATAGGATTTGGTCTTCTCGCGCTAAAGAGCTGGAAGAACGAGTCCTCTGAGGGACAGGCGACCGCCGAGAGACCTTCGGTCCACAAGTCCACTCTGGCAGCAGCAACCATCCAAGGTGCTCTTGTGAGCATCCTCTCCCCCTACTTTCTGCTCTGGTGGTTTGCAGTCGGTCTTGGCAGCATCTCCACACTGATAGCCGAGATTCAGGTCGGCGTCGGAACAGTGCTTGTGGCTGCATGCCTTGTATACCTCACACACATCTCAACTGACTTTATGTTTGGTGCATTCCTTACTCTGGGTGTTGATGCGACAAGACGGAGAGTGAGGAGGAGCAGAGTCAACTGGCTCAGCGTGGCCATAGGGACCTTTCAGATAGCACTCGGACTACTCTTTGTCTATGAAGCACTCACAGTGTAACACTTCTGACCCTGCATATCGCTCCCGCCCGCTGAGCATATGAGCGGGCCCGTCATTGGAGTAGGCTTTTGAGTTCATGGCGTCTCGTTTCATTCATGCCAAGGCTTCTACTGACGGGCTTCGAACCGTTTGACGGCTTCAAGACGAATCCGTCCGAAGAGCTGGTCAACAGGATGAACGGTCTCACAGTGGGTGACTGGACCATAGAGGGACATGTGTTTCCTCTCGACTACGCTCTGATCGGAGAGGAACTCGACTCGCTCTTCAAGAACGGTGACTACAAAGTCATAATCTGCACGGGACAGGCAGAGAGAGGCTCCATCAGCGTGGAGAGAGTTGCGCTCAATGCCGTGAGCACGACAAGAAAGGACAACGCGGGCAATGCGCCGACCTCCGATGTGATTGACCCGACTGGCCCGGTGGGATACTTCACGAGTCTAGAACCAACCCCCATCGTGTCGCGACTTAGAAAGGAGGGGATCCCCGCGTTCGTCAGCTATCACGCTGGAACATATGGATGCAACTTCCTGATCTACTCGGTCATGAGGCGGATTGTCACGGCTGGCTTGAACACACGGGCCACTTTCATTCATGTCCCACCTCTGCCGTGCCAAGCCCTTGAGAAGGAGAACATGGGCCTGCCGACGCTTCCTCTCGACACCATTGTCCACGCAATCACACTGATAGTTGGTCTATTGTGAGTCAGTGTCTTGGAACACGACTCTTTCAATCGGAGAGACGCGGACAGGTAACCGCGCCCCAGTACCAGCTCCATCTGACGGACCGCATCGTGTAAGGTCTGGCTACGCGGATAATCTGCACTTGACAGTCTGGCAGACTGTGCGCCCAGTATCCTCGCTCACCGGTGAAACAGGTCAGGAAAGACAGACATCACGACTTGTGCGGCAATCGCGCTTCCAATGGTCGCCGCTGTTCGCTCGAAGAGCATCAGGGGGAATATGGCCATGCCGAATGCCTCAGGTGGTAGTCCAAGTATGTAGACTGCACCCATCGTCATCATGGAGAAGTCAGTGATCGTGCCTATCAGTGCGAGTGGGAGCACTCTCAGCAAAGCTCTCACTCTTGAAACCCCGGTCAAGGAGCGCGACTCGATGGTCTGCAGGGCAGCTGCAGCGACCGCCGCAAGAGCGTAGGGGGCCATGAACCACCATGCGGTGTAGTTGGGTATGAGATACAGGACGATGACGATGACGAGATAGAACGCAGTAGTCAGCGGTCCTGGAAGGCTCATGCGACCGACCCGGGTGTGTCGATGAAGGACCAGGCCTGTAAAGAACCCGCTGACGGCTGGTCCCAGCATGATTGTCGGCACGAGGAGGTAGAGCGGAGATACGAAGGCCGCCAGGAGTCCGCCAATCAGACCAAACAACCCACCTCGTACTGGCCCGAGCAGGACTCCAAATAGGGGCGCGACAAAGATAGCCAATGTCAGACTCGGACCGGGCCCTCCCGACCCGATGAACGGTGTGAATGGCACGAACGCGCACACGACGTAGAGTGCTGACAGCATCGCTCCCACTGCGAGCATCTTGGACTCTACAAGGCCCTCGAAGAGGACCATCTCATCCGGCTTGCTCTCTTCTGGACTCATATTGTATCAGGGCGCTCGGCCTCGCACTTCCTTTAAACCAGTCGGTCAGTGAGGGACCACGACGGGCACTAGGTCTTCACGAGGCCCATCGGGGTCCTTACCGAGACTGCAAGTCACCGGTCATTCATTCTTCACCACGACTGTGACGCCAAGACACTTGTCTCAGTCGGCTTGCGGTGATGCGAATCGTATGATGCGGTCTCTTGCGTCTCGTGCTCGGGTCATCAGACGGGGTAGAAGTCCCA
This region includes:
- a CDS encoding pyroglutamyl-peptidase I is translated as MSSWRLVSFMPRLLLTGFEPFDGFKTNPSEELVNRMNGLTVGDWTIEGHVFPLDYALIGEELDSLFKNGDYKVIICTGQAERGSISVERVALNAVSTTRKDNAGNAPTSDVIDPTGPVGYFTSLEPTPIVSRLRKEGIPAFVSYHAGTYGCNFLIYSVMRRIVTAGLNTRATFIHVPPLPCQALEKENMGLPTLPLDTIVHAITLIVGLL
- a CDS encoding TIGR00341 family protein yields the protein MKQVQITVPYEKTESILDFILDVMGIKNVTKLNADNAHLLQFRIPDDAMTETVEKLKSRGLGVEFGFIDMLDLRASLPRASEEEKDVKIQREAALAVEEIYESVKSGSSLSFDFITFVVLAAVIAGIGLLQNNGTVIVASMLLSPLMGPMLAVALGYVVSDRTLCFKGTVNELIALALSFAMGALIGFLCAVFATDMVNGIRVDIDASLAGQYVTEITRRNGFVALDVGVALFSGAAVAVSITRGDMSSLVGVAISASLMPPAVNVGMLLMLALMTGVGNFAIFGIGSLMLLVMNIVVIDIAAIIMFKVKKLSPIKDKSATWTAVTRFRRTGYTGLYHASKPESIATFVPSETRREGEE
- a CDS encoding ECF transporter S component produces the protein MSPEESKPDEMVLFEGLVESKMLAVGAMLSALYVVCAFVPFTPFIGSGGPGPSLTLAIFVAPLFGVLLGPVRGGLFGLIGGLLAAFVSPLYLLVPTIMLGPAVSGFFTGLVLHRHTRVGRMSLPGPLTTAFYLVIVIVLYLIPNYTAWWFMAPYALAAVAAAALQTIESRSLTGVSRVRALLRVLPLALIGTITDFSMMTMGAVYILGLPPEAFGMAIFPLMLFERTAATIGSAIAAQVVMSVFPDLFHR
- a CDS encoding LysE family transporter yields the protein MDVIVILAAWWALSLTGALAPGPLSAAVIMQSSQGGRLQGIMPMVGHSLVELGLVGAIVVSVSTIALDTLAISAMQGFGGVVVIGFGLLALKSWKNESSEGQATAERPSVHKSTLAAATIQGALVSILSPYFLLWWFAVGLGSISTLIAEIQVGVGTVLVAACLVYLTHISTDFMFGAFLTLGVDATRRRVRRSRVNWLSVAIGTFQIALGLLFVYEALTV